A DNA window from Burkholderia sp. HI2500 contains the following coding sequences:
- the coq7 gene encoding 2-polyprenyl-3-methyl-6-methoxy-1,4-benzoquinone monooxygenase, whose protein sequence is MVLDELISEFDRGLRSLTGISRMSRPVPAPAEAPAVELTPAERTHAAGLMRVNHVGEVCAQALYQAQKLTARTASAKAMFEEAAREEEDHLAWTAHRLKELDSRPSLLNPLWYAGSLAIGVAAGALGDKVSLGFMAETERQVESHLEGHMSELPAADTASRAIVDQMRIDEVKHGKAAADAGGIELPLPARMLMRAASKVMTSTAYYL, encoded by the coding sequence ATGGTGTTGGATGAACTGATCAGCGAATTCGATCGCGGCCTGCGATCGCTGACCGGCATTAGCCGGATGAGCCGGCCGGTGCCCGCGCCGGCGGAGGCGCCGGCCGTCGAGCTGACGCCTGCGGAGCGTACGCATGCCGCCGGGCTGATGCGCGTGAACCACGTCGGCGAGGTCTGCGCGCAGGCGCTGTACCAGGCGCAGAAACTCACCGCGCGCACGGCGTCGGCGAAGGCGATGTTCGAGGAGGCCGCACGCGAGGAGGAGGATCACCTCGCGTGGACCGCGCATCGCCTGAAAGAGCTCGACTCGCGCCCGAGCCTGCTGAACCCGCTCTGGTATGCGGGTTCGCTCGCAATCGGCGTGGCGGCCGGCGCGCTCGGCGACAAGGTCAGCCTCGGCTTCATGGCCGAGACCGAGCGGCAGGTCGAGAGCCATCTCGAAGGCCACATGTCCGAGTTGCCGGCGGCTGATACCGCGTCGCGCGCGATCGTCGACCAGATGCGGATCGACGAGGTGAAGCACGGCAAGGCCGCGGCCGACGCAGGCGGGATCGAGCTGCCGCTGCCCGCGCGGATGCTGATGCGCGCCGCGTCGAAAGTCATGACGAGCACTGCGTACTATCTGTGA
- the ftsL gene encoding cell division protein FtsL, producing MSRFNIFLLIIVMGCALSVVNSTNQQRQIFIQLQRAQSQERQLQQDYAQLQYQQSALSKTSRIEQLANDSLKMQPITTGRTQYLTLPPGAAKAIDAPIPASADTAGKGKGGAR from the coding sequence ATGAGCCGCTTCAACATCTTCCTGCTGATCATCGTGATGGGTTGCGCGCTGTCGGTCGTCAATTCGACGAACCAGCAGCGTCAGATCTTCATCCAGCTGCAGCGTGCGCAGTCGCAGGAGCGTCAGCTCCAGCAGGACTACGCGCAGCTTCAATATCAGCAGAGCGCGCTGTCGAAGACGTCGCGCATCGAGCAGCTCGCGAACGATTCACTGAAGATGCAGCCGATCACGACCGGCCGCACGCAATACCTGACGCTGCCGCCGGGCGCGGCGAAGGCGATCGATGCGCCGATCCCGGCTTCGGCGGACACGGCCGGCAAGGGCAAGGGAGGCGCGCGATGA
- the rsmH gene encoding 16S rRNA (cytosine(1402)-N(4))-methyltransferase RsmH, with protein sequence MGNELQHRTVLLDEAVESLVTRPDGIYVDGTFGRGGHSRAVLARLAPGGRLIAFDKDPRAIETAQGIEDARFSIVHNSFASMRDALAARGVEKVSGVLLDLGVSSPQVDDPARGFSFRADGPLDMRMDPTRGESAAEWLARASVQELTEVIRDYGEERFAFQIAKALVARRAESDRLGPLDTTGELAQIVGHVVKTREKGKDPATRTFQAIRIHVNQELADLQVVLDAALSLLEQGGRLVVISFHSLEDRIVKRFMQAHASAPAVDRRLPIRAVDLPSPPLKIISRQFPSEAEVAANPRARSAVMRIAERVTP encoded by the coding sequence ATGGGAAACGAATTGCAGCATCGGACCGTGTTGTTGGACGAAGCGGTCGAATCGCTCGTGACGCGACCGGACGGCATTTATGTCGACGGTACGTTCGGGCGCGGCGGCCATAGCCGTGCGGTGCTCGCGCGGCTGGCGCCGGGCGGGCGGCTGATCGCGTTCGACAAGGATCCGAGGGCGATCGAGACGGCGCAGGGCATCGAGGATGCGCGCTTCTCGATCGTGCATAACAGCTTTGCATCGATGCGCGACGCGCTTGCGGCGCGCGGCGTCGAGAAGGTGTCGGGGGTGTTGCTCGACCTGGGCGTGTCCTCGCCGCAGGTGGACGATCCGGCGCGCGGCTTCAGCTTCCGCGCCGATGGTCCGCTGGACATGCGGATGGATCCGACGCGCGGCGAGTCGGCGGCGGAATGGCTCGCACGGGCTTCGGTGCAGGAATTGACGGAGGTGATACGGGATTATGGGGAAGAACGGTTTGCTTTTCAGATTGCAAAGGCGCTTGTTGCTCGCCGGGCAGAGTCCGACCGTCTTGGGCCTCTCGACACCACGGGCGAGCTTGCCCAAATCGTGGGTCACGTCGTCAAAACCCGTGAGAAGGGCAAGGATCCGGCAACCCGCACCTTTCAGGCTATACGGATTCACGTCAATCAAGAGCTTGCGGACCTGCAAGTCGTACTAGACGCGGCACTGTCGTTGCTGGAGCAAGGGGGGCGGCTGGTGGTCATCAGCTTTCATTCACTCGAGGACCGGATCGTCAAGCGATTCATGCAGGCGCACGCGAGTGCGCCTGCGGTCGATCGTCGCCTGCCGATCCGCGCCGTCGACCTCCCGAGCCCGCCGCTCAAGATCATCAGCCGCCAGTTTCCGAGTGAAGCGGAAGTCGCTGCGAATCCGCGCGCCCGCTCCGCCGTGATGCGCATTGCGGAGCGCGTCACGCCATGA
- the murD gene encoding UDP-N-acetylmuramoyl-L-alanine--D-glutamate ligase, giving the protein MFGDRQRPMVLVLGLGESGLAIARWCARHGCRLRIADTREAPPNLAALQAEGIDAEFVGGAFTPALLDGGIELVGLSPGLSPLEPALAALVAAANEQGVAVWGELEFFAQALRALGTSGYQPKVLAITGTNGKTTTTSLTGLLCQRSGKKVAVAGNISPAMLDRLASAIDETALPDVWVLELSSFQLETARTFAPDAAAILNITQDHLDWHGSFDAYAQAKGRIFGATTTRVLNRDDAAVMKFAPAAGAADAPRTVTFGLNEPVQDGDYGLSRDNGIAWLVEAVDRDAPDETATTTRRRKRDAAHTPDIAQKRLMPADALRIRGLHNAANALAAFALARAIDLPAAPLLHALREYRGEAHRVEVIATIDDVDYVDDSKGTNVGATVAALDGLAQKIVLIAGGDGKGQDFAPLVAPVARWCRAVMLIGRDAPAIRDTLAETGVPLADHTTLEGAVHAAADLAEPGDAVLLSPACASLDMFRNYAHRADVFRAAVDEIAIDKGATP; this is encoded by the coding sequence ATGTTTGGAGATCGGCAACGGCCGATGGTGCTCGTACTGGGGCTCGGGGAATCGGGTCTCGCGATCGCGCGATGGTGCGCGAGGCACGGGTGCCGGCTGCGTATTGCCGATACCCGCGAGGCGCCGCCGAACCTTGCCGCGCTGCAGGCCGAAGGCATCGATGCGGAATTCGTCGGCGGGGCGTTCACGCCTGCATTGCTCGACGGCGGTATCGAGCTCGTCGGGCTGAGCCCGGGGCTGTCGCCGCTCGAACCGGCACTCGCGGCGCTGGTCGCGGCCGCCAACGAGCAGGGCGTCGCGGTGTGGGGCGAGCTGGAATTCTTTGCGCAGGCGCTGCGCGCGCTCGGCACGAGCGGCTACCAGCCGAAGGTGCTCGCGATCACCGGCACCAACGGCAAGACCACGACGACGAGCCTCACCGGCCTGCTGTGCCAGCGCTCGGGGAAGAAGGTCGCGGTCGCGGGCAATATCAGCCCTGCGATGCTCGACCGGCTCGCCAGTGCGATCGACGAAACCGCGCTGCCCGACGTGTGGGTGCTCGAACTGTCGAGCTTCCAGCTCGAGACCGCGCGCACGTTCGCGCCCGATGCGGCCGCGATCCTCAACATCACGCAGGACCACCTCGACTGGCACGGCAGCTTCGACGCGTATGCGCAGGCAAAGGGCCGGATCTTTGGCGCGACGACCACGCGCGTGCTGAACCGCGACGATGCGGCGGTGATGAAGTTCGCCCCGGCAGCCGGCGCGGCCGACGCGCCGCGCACGGTCACGTTCGGCCTGAACGAACCGGTGCAGGACGGCGACTACGGCCTGTCGCGCGATAACGGTATCGCGTGGCTGGTCGAAGCGGTCGATCGCGACGCCCCGGATGAAACCGCGACGACGACCCGTCGGCGCAAGCGCGATGCCGCGCATACGCCCGACATCGCGCAGAAGCGCCTGATGCCGGCCGACGCGCTGCGCATCCGCGGGTTGCACAACGCGGCGAACGCGCTGGCCGCATTCGCGCTCGCACGCGCGATCGACCTGCCGGCCGCGCCGCTGCTGCACGCGCTGCGCGAGTACCGCGGCGAAGCGCATCGCGTCGAAGTGATCGCGACGATCGATGACGTGGACTACGTCGACGACAGCAAGGGCACGAACGTCGGCGCGACGGTTGCCGCGCTCGACGGGCTGGCGCAGAAGATCGTGCTGATCGCGGGCGGCGACGGCAAGGGGCAGGATTTCGCACCGCTGGTCGCGCCGGTCGCGCGCTGGTGCCGCGCGGTGATGCTGATCGGCCGCGACGCACCGGCGATCCGCGACACGCTCGCCGAAACGGGCGTGCCGCTCGCCGACCACACGACGCTCGAAGGGGCCGTGCACGCGGCGGCCGACCTCGCGGAGCCGGGCGACGCGGTGCTGCTGTCGCCTGCATGCGCGAGCCTCGACATGTTCAGGAACTACGCCCATCGCGCGGATGTGTTCCGCGC
- the mraZ gene encoding division/cell wall cluster transcriptional repressor MraZ, which yields MFQGASALTLDAKGRMSVPARYREALQGQAEGRVTVTKHPDGCLLLFPRPEWEVFRAKIAALPMDAHWWRRIFLGNAMDVDLDSAGRILVSPELRMAAGLEKEVMLLGMGSHFELWDSQTYNAKEQAAMAQGMPDALKNFTF from the coding sequence GTGTTCCAAGGGGCGTCGGCGCTGACGCTCGATGCGAAAGGGCGGATGTCGGTGCCGGCTCGCTATCGCGAAGCGCTGCAAGGACAGGCAGAAGGACGGGTGACTGTGACCAAGCACCCGGACGGCTGCCTGTTGCTGTTTCCGCGCCCGGAATGGGAGGTATTCCGCGCCAAGATCGCCGCGCTGCCGATGGACGCGCACTGGTGGCGGCGCATTTTTCTCGGCAATGCGATGGATGTCGATCTCGACAGCGCGGGCCGGATTCTCGTATCGCCCGAGCTGCGCATGGCAGCCGGACTGGAAAAGGAAGTCATGTTGTTGGGAATGGGTAGTCACTTCGAGCTGTGGGATTCGCAGACCTACAACGCGAAGGAGCAGGCAGCGATGGCGCAGGGCATGCCCGACGCGCTGAAGAATTTCACGTTCTGA
- the mraY gene encoding phospho-N-acetylmuramoyl-pentapeptide-transferase, producing MLLALAQWLQGDASFLRLFTYLTFRAVMATITALGIGLVCGPWVIRKLTQMKVGQAVRKDGPQTHLVKSGTPTMGGVLILIGIAVATLLWGDLTNRFIWIVMLVTFGFGVIGWVDDYRKVVHKDPRGMSSREKYFWQSVIGLFAAVYLAFSVSEANNVRVFDLFMAWVRSGLSMGLPARADLMLPFLKSISYPLGVWGFIVLTYFVIVGASNAVNLTDGLDGLVIMPVVLVGASLGVFAYVMGSAVYSKYLLFPHIPGAGELLIFCSAMGGAGLAFLWYNTHPAQVFMGDVGALALGGALGTVAVIVRQEIVLFIMGGIFVAETLSVMLQVSWFKYTKKRYGEGRRLLKMAPLHHHFELSGWKETQVVVRFWIITLMLCLFGLTTLKLR from the coding sequence ATGCTGCTGGCGCTGGCGCAATGGCTGCAAGGAGACGCAAGCTTTTTGCGCTTGTTCACGTACCTCACGTTCCGTGCGGTGATGGCCACCATCACCGCGCTCGGGATCGGGCTCGTGTGCGGACCGTGGGTGATCCGCAAGCTGACGCAAATGAAGGTCGGTCAGGCCGTGCGCAAGGACGGTCCGCAGACGCACCTGGTCAAGTCCGGCACGCCGACGATGGGCGGCGTGCTGATCCTGATCGGCATCGCGGTCGCGACGCTGCTGTGGGGCGACCTGACGAACCGTTTCATCTGGATCGTGATGCTCGTCACGTTCGGTTTCGGCGTGATCGGCTGGGTCGACGATTACCGCAAGGTCGTCCACAAGGACCCGCGCGGGATGTCGTCGCGCGAGAAGTATTTCTGGCAATCGGTGATCGGGCTGTTCGCGGCCGTCTACCTCGCCTTCAGCGTGTCCGAGGCGAACAACGTGCGCGTGTTCGACCTGTTCATGGCATGGGTGAGGAGCGGCCTGTCGATGGGGCTGCCGGCACGCGCCGACCTGATGCTGCCGTTCCTGAAGTCGATCAGCTACCCGCTCGGCGTATGGGGTTTCATCGTGCTGACGTACTTCGTGATCGTCGGCGCGAGCAACGCGGTGAACCTGACCGACGGCCTCGACGGCCTCGTGATCATGCCGGTCGTGCTGGTCGGTGCGTCGCTGGGTGTGTTCGCGTACGTGATGGGCAGCGCGGTCTATTCAAAATACCTGCTGTTCCCGCACATTCCGGGCGCGGGCGAATTGCTGATCTTCTGTTCCGCGATGGGTGGGGCAGGGCTCGCGTTCCTCTGGTACAACACGCACCCCGCGCAGGTGTTCATGGGTGACGTCGGCGCGCTGGCGCTCGGCGGCGCGCTCGGCACGGTCGCGGTGATCGTGCGCCAGGAAATCGTGCTGTTCATCATGGGCGGCATCTTCGTCGCGGAAACGCTGTCGGTGATGCTGCAGGTTTCGTGGTTCAAGTACACGAAGAAGCGTTACGGCGAAGGGCGGCGCCTGCTGAAGATGGCGCCGCTGCATCACCATTTCGAATTGTCCGGCTGGAAGGAAACGCAGGTGGTCGTGCGTTTCTGGATCATCACGCTGATGCTGTGCCTGTTCGGTCTGACCACCCTCAAGCTGCGGTAA
- a CDS encoding peptidoglycan D,D-transpeptidase FtsI family protein codes for MKPSHKRQNVKFSSSPVLGVHLPMWRSKLVVFLLFMAFVALAARAFWIQGPGNAFYRKQGESRYQRTIDLPATRGKILDRNGLVLATSLPVRAIWAIPDAVPDDLDADKVNQLGKLLGMTSKELRVKLSEDKGFVYVKRQVPIDVADKVAALDIPGIYQRNEYKRFYPEGEITAHLIGFTNVEDEGQEGVELGDQKMLSGTSGMRRVIKDRMGHIVEDVAEQIPPHNGTDVDLSIDSKIQYIAYANLKAAVEKFKAKAGAAMVVDVRTGEVLALVNYPTYNPNDRSRMTGEQLRNRIMTDVFEPGSIMKPFTVSLALDLHRVTPNTLVETGNGHFVLDGAPITDDAGFGTLTVGGVIQKSSNIGATKIAMTMRPEEMWNMYTSIGLGQAPKVGFPGAVAGRLRPWKSWRRIEQATMSYGYGLSVSLFQLARAYTAIAHDGELMPVTIFKTDPNQPVAGTQVFNPTTAREVRAMLETVVAPGGTSPDAAVPGYRVGGKSGTAYKHEGHGYTRKYRASFVGMAPMPNPRIVVAVSVDEPTAGSHFGGQVSGPVFSAIAGDTMRALNVPPNMPIKQLVVSDDSPTAPSATGPQKLPAGGGAKHMIVSSTTRNSPGVVR; via the coding sequence ATGAAGCCGTCCCACAAGCGCCAGAACGTGAAGTTCTCGTCGAGCCCCGTGCTGGGCGTGCATCTGCCGATGTGGCGCTCGAAGCTCGTCGTGTTCCTGCTGTTCATGGCGTTCGTCGCGCTGGCCGCGCGCGCGTTCTGGATCCAGGGGCCCGGCAACGCGTTCTATCGGAAGCAGGGCGAAAGCCGCTACCAGCGCACGATCGATCTGCCGGCGACGCGCGGCAAGATTCTCGACCGTAACGGGCTCGTGCTCGCGACGAGCCTGCCCGTGCGCGCGATCTGGGCGATTCCCGACGCGGTGCCGGACGATCTCGATGCCGACAAGGTCAACCAGCTCGGCAAGCTCCTCGGCATGACGTCGAAGGAACTGCGCGTGAAGCTGTCGGAAGACAAGGGTTTCGTCTACGTCAAGCGCCAGGTGCCGATCGACGTCGCGGACAAGGTCGCCGCGCTCGACATTCCCGGCATCTATCAGCGCAACGAATACAAGCGCTTCTATCCGGAAGGCGAGATCACCGCTCACCTGATCGGCTTCACGAACGTCGAGGACGAAGGGCAGGAGGGCGTCGAACTGGGCGACCAGAAGATGCTGTCCGGCACGTCGGGCATGCGTCGCGTGATCAAGGACCGGATGGGGCACATCGTCGAGGACGTCGCCGAGCAGATCCCGCCGCACAACGGCACCGACGTCGACCTGTCGATCGACAGCAAGATCCAGTACATCGCGTACGCGAACCTGAAGGCCGCCGTCGAGAAGTTCAAGGCGAAGGCCGGCGCGGCGATGGTCGTCGACGTGCGCACCGGCGAGGTGCTCGCGCTCGTCAACTACCCGACGTACAACCCGAACGACCGCTCGCGCATGACGGGCGAGCAGTTGCGCAACCGGATCATGACCGACGTGTTCGAGCCGGGCTCGATCATGAAGCCGTTTACGGTGTCGCTCGCGCTCGACCTGCACCGCGTGACGCCGAACACGCTCGTCGAGACGGGCAACGGGCATTTCGTGCTCGACGGCGCGCCGATCACCGACGACGCGGGTTTCGGCACGCTGACGGTCGGCGGCGTGATCCAGAAGTCGAGCAACATCGGCGCGACCAAGATCGCGATGACGATGCGGCCCGAGGAAATGTGGAATATGTATACGAGCATCGGCCTCGGCCAGGCGCCGAAGGTCGGGTTCCCGGGCGCGGTGGCCGGCCGCCTGCGTCCGTGGAAGAGCTGGCGCCGCATCGAGCAGGCGACGATGTCGTACGGCTACGGCCTGTCGGTGTCGCTGTTCCAGCTCGCGCGCGCCTACACGGCGATCGCGCATGACGGCGAGCTGATGCCCGTGACCATTTTCAAGACCGACCCCAACCAGCCGGTCGCGGGCACGCAGGTGTTCAACCCGACCACCGCGCGCGAAGTGCGCGCGATGCTCGAGACGGTGGTGGCGCCGGGCGGCACGTCGCCGGATGCGGCCGTGCCGGGCTATCGCGTCGGCGGCAAGAGCGGTACCGCGTACAAGCATGAAGGCCACGGCTACACGCGCAAGTACCGCGCGTCGTTCGTCGGAATGGCGCCGATGCCGAATCCGCGCATCGTCGTCGCGGTGTCGGTCGACGAGCCGACCGCCGGCAGCCACTTCGGCGGCCAGGTGTCCGGCCCCGTATTCTCGGCGATCGCCGGCGACACGATGCGTGCGCTGAACGTGCCGCCGAACATGCCGATCAAGCAGCTCGTCGTGTCTGACGATTCGCCGACAGCACCTTCCGCGACGGGGCCGCAAAAGCTGCCCGCGGGTGGCGGTGCGAAGCATATGATCGTGTCCAGCACGACGCGTAATTCACCAGGAGTTGTTCGATGA
- a CDS encoding UDP-N-acetylmuramoyl-L-alanyl-D-glutamate--2,6-diaminopimelate ligase, which yields MSAARSSHPAHQQIAAALAWLRQHVAAAAQLHADTRSLEAGDVFFAYAVDGADNRAFIAEAVARGAAAVLYQPEGLAAAPAVPVALAVPALDQLAGEIASGWYGDPSDNLLAVGVTGTNGKTSCTQWIATALTALHQPCAVIGTLGTGMPGHLVPTGFTTPDAPQLQRSLAQLRDAGAKAVAMEVSSHALHQGRVNGTAFDIAVFTNLTQDHLDYHGTFDAYEAAKAKLFAWRGLRAAVVNRDDVAGRRLLEKLAGRVRTIAYGIGDAPAPDADRELVAFDVRATATGTAFRLRSPWGDADVEVGTLGTFNVSNLLAVLGSLLAADVPFDAALAEIARLESVNGRMQRLGGRLQNDEPLVVIDYAHTPDALEKTLDALRPIATARGGRLVCMFGCGGDRDTTKRPLMGAIAERLADETVVTSDNPRSEDPQRIIDQIVAGMTAPDHARRIEDRASAILQAVRGAAREDVVVLAGKGHEATQEIMGKKRTFSDQDHARLALAARATHGKGGAE from the coding sequence ATGAGCGCCGCTCGCAGTTCCCATCCGGCGCATCAGCAGATTGCAGCCGCGCTTGCGTGGCTGCGTCAGCATGTGGCCGCCGCAGCGCAACTGCATGCCGACACGCGCAGCCTCGAGGCGGGCGACGTGTTCTTTGCGTATGCGGTCGACGGGGCCGACAACCGCGCATTCATTGCCGAAGCCGTCGCGCGCGGTGCGGCCGCCGTGCTGTATCAGCCGGAAGGGCTGGCGGCTGCGCCGGCCGTTCCTGTCGCGCTTGCCGTGCCGGCGCTCGACCAGCTCGCCGGCGAGATCGCCAGCGGCTGGTATGGCGATCCGAGCGACAACCTGCTCGCGGTGGGGGTGACCGGCACGAACGGCAAGACCTCGTGCACGCAGTGGATCGCCACCGCGCTGACGGCGCTGCACCAGCCGTGCGCGGTGATCGGCACGCTTGGCACCGGGATGCCCGGCCACCTCGTGCCGACCGGTTTCACGACCCCCGATGCACCGCAACTGCAGCGCAGCCTCGCGCAATTGCGCGACGCGGGCGCGAAGGCCGTGGCGATGGAGGTGTCGTCACACGCGCTGCACCAGGGGCGCGTAAACGGTACGGCTTTCGACATCGCGGTGTTTACGAACCTCACGCAGGATCACCTGGACTATCACGGCACGTTCGACGCGTACGAAGCCGCGAAGGCGAAGCTGTTCGCATGGCGCGGCCTGCGCGCGGCGGTCGTCAATCGCGACGACGTAGCAGGTCGGCGCCTGCTCGAGAAACTGGCCGGTCGCGTGCGTACGATCGCGTACGGGATCGGTGACGCGCCGGCGCCGGACGCCGATCGCGAACTGGTCGCGTTCGACGTGCGCGCCACCGCGACCGGCACGGCGTTCCGCCTGCGTTCGCCGTGGGGCGACGCGGACGTCGAGGTCGGCACGCTCGGCACGTTCAACGTCAGCAACCTGCTTGCCGTGCTCGGCTCGCTGCTCGCGGCCGATGTGCCGTTCGACGCGGCGCTCGCCGAGATCGCACGGCTCGAGTCCGTCAACGGCCGGATGCAGCGGCTCGGCGGCCGGCTGCAGAACGACGAACCGCTCGTCGTGATCGACTACGCACACACGCCCGACGCGCTCGAAAAGACGCTCGACGCGCTGCGCCCGATCGCTACGGCACGCGGCGGGCGGCTCGTCTGCATGTTCGGCTGCGGCGGCGACCGCGATACGACGAAGCGCCCGCTGATGGGCGCGATCGCGGAGCGGCTCGCCGATGAAACCGTCGTCACGAGCGACAACCCGCGCAGCGAGGATCCGCAGCGCATCATCGACCAGATCGTCGCAGGCATGACCGCGCCCGATCACGCACGCCGTATCGAGGATCGCGCGAGCGCGATCCTGCAGGCCGTGCGCGGCGCGGCACGCGAGGATGTCGTCGTGCTGGCCGGCAAGGGCCACGAGGCCACGCAGGAAATCATGGGCAAGAAGCGCACGTTCTCCGACCAGGATCACGCGCGGCTCGCGCTGGCAGCGCGCGCGACGCACGGCAAGGGAGGCGCCGAATGA
- a CDS encoding UDP-N-acetylmuramoyl-tripeptide--D-alanyl-D-alanine ligase encodes MTMLSLGEAARLIPGATVHGDAGVTFDRVSTDSRTAGPGDLFVALKGERFDAHDFLGDVAARGAAAALVAHVPAGGVTMPVIEGGETRAALGALAHGWRQRFALPLVAVTGSNGKTTVKEMIASIFAAAVGADARLATAGNLNNDVGLPLTLLRLSAAHRLAVIEIGMNHPGETEVLARLTAPTVALVNNAQREHQEFMATVEAVALEHAAVIHALPPDGVAVFPADDAYAGIWRVAATGNRILDFALHDAERQSDAQVTGRLHGGELAIDTPAGAVTVRLRALGEHNARNALAATAAALGAGVALSAIKQGLESFEPVKGRLQVKQAIAGSLAGATVVDDTYNANPDSMRAAIDVLAAQPAPRVLVIGDMGEVGDEGPAFHREVGAYARERGIDALFALGDASRDACTAYGDTARHFGDVGALVGALLAAGYGAQATLLVKGSRYMKMERVVDALTNQPAAGTTPAAH; translated from the coding sequence ATGACGATGCTCAGTCTCGGCGAAGCCGCTCGCCTGATCCCCGGCGCAACTGTTCACGGCGACGCGGGCGTCACGTTCGACCGCGTGTCGACGGACAGCCGCACGGCCGGCCCCGGCGACCTGTTCGTCGCATTGAAAGGCGAGCGCTTCGATGCGCACGACTTCCTCGGCGATGTCGCCGCGCGCGGTGCTGCCGCGGCGCTGGTCGCGCACGTGCCGGCGGGGGGCGTCACGATGCCGGTGATCGAAGGCGGTGAAACGCGTGCCGCGCTCGGCGCGCTTGCGCATGGCTGGCGCCAACGATTCGCGCTGCCGCTCGTCGCGGTGACGGGGAGCAACGGCAAGACGACCGTCAAGGAAATGATCGCGTCGATCTTCGCGGCGGCGGTCGGCGCCGACGCGCGGCTCGCGACGGCCGGCAACCTGAACAACGATGTCGGCCTGCCGCTGACGCTGCTGCGCCTGTCGGCCGCGCATCGTCTCGCGGTGATCGAGATCGGGATGAATCACCCGGGCGAGACGGAAGTCCTTGCGCGCCTCACGGCGCCGACGGTCGCGCTCGTCAACAACGCGCAGCGCGAGCACCAGGAGTTCATGGCGACGGTCGAAGCCGTCGCGCTCGAGCACGCGGCCGTGATTCACGCGCTGCCGCCGGACGGCGTCGCGGTGTTCCCGGCCGACGACGCATACGCGGGCATCTGGCGCGTTGCGGCAACCGGCAACCGGATCCTCGATTTCGCGCTGCACGATGCCGAACGGCAAAGCGACGCGCAGGTTACGGGCCGCCTGCACGGCGGCGAACTCGCGATCGACACGCCCGCGGGCGCCGTCACGGTGCGGCTGCGTGCGCTCGGCGAGCACAACGCGCGCAACGCGCTGGCCGCCACGGCGGCGGCGCTGGGCGCCGGCGTCGCGCTGTCGGCGATCAAGCAGGGTCTCGAATCGTTCGAACCGGTCAAGGGCCGGCTGCAGGTAAAACAGGCGATCGCAGGCAGCCTCGCGGGGGCAACGGTCGTCGACGATACGTACAACGCGAATCCCGATTCGATGCGTGCCGCGATCGACGTGCTCGCCGCGCAACCGGCGCCGCGCGTGCTGGTGATCGGCGACATGGGCGAGGTCGGCGACGAAGGCCCGGCCTTCCATCGCGAGGTCGGTGCCTACGCGCGCGAGCGCGGAATCGACGCGCTGTTCGCGCTCGGCGACGCGTCGCGCGATGCCTGCACCGCGTACGGCGACACGGCCCGCCATTTCGGCGACGTCGGCGCGCTGGTCGGCGCATTGCTCGCGGCGGGTTACGGCGCGCAGGCGACGCTGCTCGTGAAGGGCTCGCGGTACATGAAGATGGAGCGCGTGGTCGACGCGCTGACGAACCAACCCGCGGCGGGCACGACGCCCGCTGCACACTGA